TCGACGAAGCCCCGGAAATCGGGGCGGTCGCGCTTTCGAAGCTGCCCAGCGACGTGGCCGCCAAGATCCTTGGGAACATGCCGGGGGCACAAGCCCGCCGCGTGGCGCTTGCCATTTCGAAAACCGGCAGCGTGCCGCCCAGTGCGGTCGTGCGGATCGGCAAGGCGCTGGCCGACCGGATGTCGGACACCCCTGTCGTCGCCTTCGATACCGAACCGGAACTGCGCATGGGCCAGATCCTCGATGTCGCCACGTCTGCCACGCGCGACGATGTTCTGGAAGGGATTGCAGAAGAGGACGAGGAACTGGCCAAGCGCGTCCGCATGGCCGTCTTCACCTTCGCCGACATCGCAACACGGGTCGAACCGCGGGATATCCCGTCGATCACCCGCGCCGTGGAACAGTCGGTCCTGATCACCGCAATGGCGGGCGCCGATGCAAAGTCGCAGGCCGCGGTCGACTTCATCCTGAACAACATCTCGCAGCGCATGGCCGACCAGTTGCGCGACGAAGTCTCCGAACGGGAAAAACCGTCTCAGGAAG
The genomic region above belongs to Rhodovulum sp. P5 and contains:
- a CDS encoding flagellar motor switch protein FliG, which codes for MERKVNSLAQFSDFGDAALPPPSGLTRRQKAAIIVRLVLNEGIEFPIGELPAQHQAGITDAIADMRYVDDNTLQSVIMEFIAELEQFGLSFPGGIDGALALLGDHLSPEASAYIKAKHGRMGGPDPWALLSAQDPAKLAELLVDEAPEIGAVALSKLPSDVAAKILGNMPGAQARRVALAISKTGSVPPSAVVRIGKALADRMSDTPVVAFDTEPELRMGQILDVATSATRDDVLEGIAEEDEELAKRVRMAVFTFADIATRVEPRDIPSITRAVEQSVLITAMAGADAKSQAAVDFILNNISQRMADQLRDEVSEREKPSQEEAEEAMSQITSSLRGMEAAGEITLKSGAPEE